The following are encoded together in the Bacillus sp. V2I10 genome:
- a CDS encoding pyridoxal phosphate-dependent aminotransferase has product MENNNFIIKASNQMNRLPNQFFSTLVWKVNGFISAGYDVINLGQGNPDLPTPSHIVHSLQKAVENPINHKYPPFSGKIELKKAICTWYQTEHGVTLDPEKEVAIMFGTKTGLIQLSQILMNPGDMALVPDPGYPDYWSGIAIAGAEMVPMPLHSTKGFFPDFSTLSPYQCKHTKLMFLNYPSNPTGACATSSFFDEAICFAEKNNIVIAHDFAYGAIGFDGQKPISFLSRPGAKDVGIEFYTLSKTYNMAGWRVGFALGNQELIRLINEIQDHYFVSLFGGIQDAAITALTSSQECVRELVDTYEIRRNVLFEELKKLGWNAPLPNGSFFAWLPIPKGYTSSHFADTLLEKAKVVVAPGIGFGKCGEGYVRIGLLTEEERIREAVQRISKLSIF; this is encoded by the coding sequence ATCGAAAATAACAACTTTATAATCAAAGCATCCAATCAAATGAATCGCCTACCTAATCAATTTTTCTCCACATTAGTTTGGAAAGTGAATGGGTTTATCAGTGCAGGATATGATGTTATTAATCTCGGACAAGGCAATCCAGACCTTCCTACACCGTCACATATTGTTCACTCGTTACAAAAGGCTGTGGAAAATCCAATCAATCATAAATATCCGCCGTTTTCAGGAAAAATTGAACTGAAGAAAGCTATATGTACTTGGTATCAAACCGAGCATGGGGTTACATTGGATCCTGAGAAGGAAGTAGCTATAATGTTTGGAACAAAAACCGGACTCATACAACTATCACAAATTTTGATGAATCCAGGTGATATGGCTCTCGTTCCTGACCCAGGCTATCCTGATTATTGGTCAGGAATCGCAATTGCCGGTGCTGAAATGGTCCCTATGCCGCTTCATTCTACCAAAGGATTTTTCCCTGATTTTTCAACACTTTCACCGTACCAATGCAAACACACAAAATTAATGTTTCTTAATTATCCATCAAACCCGACAGGCGCTTGTGCGACTAGTTCCTTCTTTGATGAAGCCATTTGCTTCGCAGAGAAAAACAATATTGTCATAGCCCATGATTTTGCCTATGGAGCAATCGGCTTTGACGGGCAAAAACCAATTAGTTTTTTGTCCCGACCGGGTGCCAAGGATGTTGGCATCGAATTTTACACGTTGTCAAAAACCTATAATATGGCAGGATGGCGGGTTGGATTCGCTCTTGGTAACCAAGAGCTGATTCGCTTAATCAATGAAATTCAAGACCACTATTTTGTCAGCTTGTTCGGAGGGATCCAAGACGCTGCTATCACAGCCTTAACCTCCTCTCAAGAATGTGTCCGAGAACTAGTTGACACTTACGAAATACGGCGCAATGTATTATTTGAAGAACTAAAAAAACTTGGCTGGAATGCGCCGCTTCCTAACGGATCCTTCTTTGCCTGGCTGCCTATTCCAAAGGGATACACATCAAGCCATTTTGCTGACACGTTATTAGAAAAAGCGAAAGTTGTTGTGGCTCCAGGAATCGGTTTTGGCAAATGTGGAGAGGGTTATGTTCGAATAGGACTTCTTACAGAAGAGGAACGAATTCGGGAAGCTGTACAGCGAATTTCTAAATTATCTATCTTTTAG
- a CDS encoding 2,3-diketo-5-methylthiopentyl-1-phosphate enolase, with amino-acid sequence MTTDQDYVIATYLIHGHFDFHKKAEEIAVGLTVGSWTQLPKAKKEQMRPHLGKVIEVKVLNDNSDEIPKALLMIGYPLVNMNPDIPSILTTVFGKLSMDGQIKLMDLHIPDSLLKQFPGPRFGIDGIRRLIGVNDRPLLMSIFKQCIGLPLHELENEYQNQIDGKVDLVKDDEIFFRDDYAPALKRIDSFEKRNQHQMDKTGKKVLYAVNLTGPVTQLVEQAKHFCQVGASCLLLNVAPYGFDVLHRIAADPDVNIPIIAHPAFTGSFYPSPYYGLSAPLLLGKLMRLSGADIVLYPSPYGSVAIPKDEALNIAKQLNCPNNIHRPAFPTPSAGIHPGLVPALYQDLGENFIINAGGGIHGHPQGTSAGGKAFIDAIKAAVSGLSLEKAVENAPELRSAIQKWGALKPWKHSKK; translated from the coding sequence GTGACAACCGACCAAGATTATGTTATAGCTACTTATTTAATTCATGGTCATTTTGATTTTCACAAAAAAGCAGAAGAAATCGCTGTAGGACTTACTGTCGGAAGTTGGACACAGCTCCCAAAGGCAAAAAAAGAACAAATGAGACCGCATTTGGGGAAAGTAATCGAAGTAAAAGTGTTAAATGACAATTCAGATGAAATACCTAAGGCTCTATTAATGATCGGTTACCCGCTTGTTAATATGAATCCGGATATTCCATCTATCCTCACAACAGTCTTTGGCAAATTATCAATGGACGGCCAGATTAAATTAATGGATTTGCACATACCAGATTCTCTTCTCAAGCAATTTCCAGGTCCTCGTTTTGGTATCGATGGAATAAGAAGGCTGATAGGAGTTAACGATCGTCCATTACTAATGAGCATCTTCAAACAATGTATCGGGCTTCCTCTTCATGAACTGGAAAACGAATATCAAAACCAGATCGATGGAAAAGTGGACCTTGTAAAAGATGACGAGATTTTCTTTCGGGATGATTATGCACCCGCTTTGAAACGAATAGATTCATTTGAAAAACGTAACCAACATCAAATGGATAAAACTGGTAAAAAAGTACTTTATGCAGTTAACCTAACCGGACCAGTTACTCAATTAGTTGAACAAGCCAAACATTTTTGTCAGGTGGGTGCATCTTGCTTGTTACTGAATGTGGCTCCGTATGGTTTTGATGTTCTCCACCGAATAGCCGCAGATCCTGATGTAAATATTCCGATTATCGCCCATCCTGCTTTTACCGGTTCGTTTTATCCATCACCATACTATGGTCTATCTGCTCCGTTGCTTCTAGGTAAATTAATGCGTTTGTCAGGTGCCGACATTGTTCTCTACCCATCTCCTTACGGTTCTGTAGCAATACCAAAGGATGAAGCTTTGAATATAGCAAAACAATTAAATTGCCCTAACAATATTCATCGTCCCGCTTTTCCAACACCTTCTGCAGGAATTCATCCTGGTCTCGTTCCAGCACTATATCAAGATTTAGGTGAAAATTTCATTATTAATGCAGGGGGAGGAATTCATGGGCATCCTCAAGGCACCTCAGCTGGAGGAAAAGCCTTTATTGATGCGATTAAAGCAGCCGTTTCAGGCCTTTCTCTGGAGAAAGCCGTAGAAAACGCACCTGAGCTTCGTTCAGCGATTCAAAAATGGGGTGCATTAAAA